From one Vagococcus carniphilus genomic stretch:
- a CDS encoding immunoglobulin-like domain-containing protein, whose protein sequence is MSEEEKQQPVLSSTKRKIAKIGGSVVGLFLISTMILTSCSKPKSTVETDTNQLKVETKKKKSTKKDDSVVLPGKKEKSAADDKDKTKRDFSVKQDIGESVLSKYQIQPIQEGSKKNNSSNLLLAMAEQTELDKQPIVKPMVNKPSVVEVEKPVVEPPVIDEGGDNNGHVKPPVVEVVSYPTIETVSNSEIVIVKGELFNLDNYYQVRDSIDSNPLVIVKGEVNPDKEGHYYLTITAINQFGNQAKETLHFYVNSPAVFETVKDTTDIMIESAEFDPIAYIKATHQLDGDITKQVTVIDNEVKINELGTYEVSYKVVDSKGTPSFYSQDFTVTNHAPVIHGAKDLKFDVGTELTKESLLQGIYATDREDDYLNRPLAVVVDDEQLQNIDTTKPGDYHLTYQVTDSHGLKTTKSIKVTIQEKEVVEPIEPVEPTVSEEPKEPGTEVESEVLYKRGNVVVTSSVQEKSVSELPYEVKINSFL, encoded by the coding sequence ATGTCTGAAGAAGAAAAACAACAGCCTGTTCTATCATCAACTAAAAGAAAAATTGCGAAAATTGGTGGTAGCGTAGTAGGTTTGTTTCTGATTAGTACGATGATACTAACTAGTTGTAGTAAACCAAAATCAACTGTTGAAACAGATACTAATCAGCTAAAGGTTGAAACTAAAAAGAAGAAATCAACTAAAAAAGATGATTCCGTAGTGTTACCAGGTAAAAAAGAAAAAAGTGCAGCTGATGATAAAGATAAAACCAAAAGAGATTTTTCAGTTAAGCAAGATATTGGAGAATCAGTTTTATCAAAATATCAAATACAACCAATACAAGAAGGTTCAAAGAAAAACAATTCATCTAATTTATTATTAGCTATGGCTGAACAAACAGAATTAGATAAGCAACCTATTGTTAAACCAATGGTTAATAAGCCAAGTGTTGTGGAAGTTGAAAAACCAGTTGTTGAACCACCAGTTATTGATGAAGGGGGAGATAATAATGGTCATGTTAAACCTCCAGTAGTAGAAGTTGTTAGCTATCCAACCATTGAAACTGTTTCTAATAGTGAAATTGTTATTGTAAAAGGCGAGCTTTTTAACTTGGATAATTATTACCAAGTAAGAGATTCAATTGATTCTAACCCACTTGTTATCGTAAAAGGTGAAGTTAATCCTGATAAAGAAGGACATTATTACCTTACTATCACTGCGATTAATCAATTTGGAAATCAAGCTAAAGAAACACTTCATTTCTATGTTAACAGTCCTGCTGTTTTTGAGACAGTTAAGGATACAACTGATATCATGATTGAATCGGCTGAATTTGATCCTATTGCTTACATTAAAGCAACTCATCAATTAGACGGTGATATTACGAAACAAGTCACTGTTATTGATAATGAGGTCAAAATCAATGAATTAGGAACATATGAAGTTTCTTATAAGGTTGTAGATAGTAAAGGAACGCCTTCTTTTTATTCTCAAGACTTTACAGTAACTAATCATGCTCCAGTTATTCATGGTGCAAAAGATTTAAAATTTGATGTTGGTACTGAATTGACAAAAGAATCGCTATTACAAGGAATTTATGCAACAGATAGAGAAGATGATTACTTAAACCGTCCTTTAGCTGTTGTAGTTGACGATGAACAACTACAGAATATTGACACAACTAAACCAGGAGATTATCACCTAACTTATCAAGTAACAGACTCTCATGGTTTAAAAACAACTAAATCAATTAAAGTTACCATTCAAGAAAAAGAAGTGGTTGAGCCAATTGAACCAGTAGAACCAACTGTTTCTGAAGAACCTAAAGAACCTGGAACAGAAGTTGAGTCTGAAGTTCTGTATAAGAGAGGAAATGTTGTTGTGACAAGTTCTGTTCAAGAAAAATCAGTGTCAGAATTACCTTATGAAGTTAAAATAAATAGTTTCTTATGA